The Brachionichthys hirsutus isolate HB-005 chromosome 11, CSIRO-AGI_Bhir_v1, whole genome shotgun sequence genome includes a window with the following:
- the tlcd5a gene encoding TLC domain-containing protein 5a, translating to MTLFAVGALLCLSFWASLYFVLCNVNGSRSPEWNCRLVTLVHGILAVCITAYIGYVDGPWPFAYPGTKNSTLQISALVLSLCYFIFDMAWCVHFRTEGPVMLAHHTLSILGILLTLWLGESGIEGCAVLFGSEITNPLLQARWFLKQTGNYGTWLGTVVDVLFVTLFVLMRVFVGGAMLYCELISPRPRFFIKCGGVVLYVLSWVFVMDIVRFAIRKWHGQQRDPHDTVSANGLKTKRE from the exons ATGACGCTGTTTGCGGTTGGCGCGCTCCTGTGCCTGTCCTTTTGGGCGTCTCTCTACTTTGTCTTGTGTAACGTTAACGGGTCCAGGAGCCCCGAGTGGAACTGTCGCCTCGTGACGCTGGTGCACGGCATCCTGGCGGTTTGCATCACGGCATACATCGGATATGTGGATGGACCTTGGCCATTTGCTTATCCAG GTACAAAGAACAGCACCCTGCAGATAAGTGCCCTGGTCCTGAGCCTGTGCTACTTTATTTTTGATATGGCCTGGTGTGTGCACTTCCGCACAGAGGGCCCCGTCATGCTGGCCCACCACACCTTGAGCATCTTGGGAATCCTGTTGACGCTGTGGTTGGGGGAGTCTGGCATCGAAGGCTGTGCGGTCCTCTTTGGCAGCGAAATCACCAACCCCCTCCTGCAGGCACGCTGGTTCCTCAAACAGACGGGGAATTATGGGACGTGGCTGGGGACGGTTGTGGACGTCCTGTTCGTGACGCTCTTTGTGCTGATGCGAGTCTTTGTGGGAGGCGCAATGCTGTACTGCGAGCTGATCTCCCCAAGACCCAGATTCTTTATCAAATGTGGGGGAGTGGTCTTGTATGTTTTATCCTGGGTGTTCGTGATGGACATTGTTCGATTTGCCATTCGGAAGTGGCACGGACAGCAGAGAGACCCTCACGATACGGTGTCAGCTAATGGCCTTAAAACGAAAAGGGAATGA
- the arhgef12a gene encoding rho guanine nucleotide exchange factor 12 — protein sequence MSDTQSSFTDRFPKKANRTSSILSKDHPPDKKPKSDKTSLPSNEFDPTEALVVQKSGSSSVLAEGKPESCGLVQRCVIIQKDENGFGLTVSGDNPVFVQLVKEDGAAMRAGVQTGDRIVKVNGTLVTHSNHIEVVKLIKSGSYVALTVLGRPPGLAQIPLSEAESEMLGVSVSSPNSPAAERPYSPQDRFSSAHPLWDDNSSVFNQRVDVLQKMLSREQQELQVMKERYSRNPSPKLLKDIQEAKKHIPQLQGQLFRATGATQEAVPGGDADDGSMNEVENSPVSKGDNSTDQSWSNTPISCGFVLGSPESLCPSPKSTLRNSFNSCHSPEAEDATDLDSLSPTTVNSPSSRLVSPIIRAEDDYFDSDQEQTNGQCNSFNSMEQLKGRPAHLAAFLHHVISQFDPAPVLCYLYADFYKQTNSKETRRVFMDLHNFFIDRGANLKVAVPECISVDLDRRRTELIPEEINRQHVQTLQDSLLPDIQKNLEDFRQKRSMGLTVAEVELSRLDQERIRDRVTLERERSYAENIITKIEDILLTTQTTEEEKCTTMQYVIYTYMKHLGVRVKEPRSLESKRVRINFLPKIKKSIKAEKEGEEKVKKPRFPSILGPQRRPSRIEAASVGKALDSRPRPQKQLSQPTLGASEHLEASRLRGSQSSEGSELVHATPGNTSSPNNANHSSDACRDADIGGTPTSGSSRLSDGLQSDPLDGLPYPASHFDLYSLDQLQEDDRESDRAHEGTPKAIRRLEGVGPADVQSEDDQGTDSEHDPPYWQQLVGRDVLAGLRPQEIKRQEVINELFYTERAHVRMLRVLDIVFHQKLSKEAILPPADIKNIFTNLEEILHLHVSILEQMAAVRKRNESSVIDQIGDDLLSWFSGEEEKIKRAVGTFCSNQPFALEIIKTKQKKDSRFSSFIQEAESNRLCRRLQLKDIIPVEMQRLTKYPLLLENISMYTDNAVEKDKVKQAADCCRKILNHVNQAVKESEDKQRLEDYQRRLDLSSLKQTDNPMILELKNLDLTKRTMVHEGPLSWKVNKDKTIELYTLLLEDILVLLQKQDERLILKCHSKNLAGTADTKHIFSPIIKLNTVLVRSVATDNKSFFVLSMSDNGAQIYELMAPTVSDQRTWQRLITQRADAVKVKPHSVIPLPQTEGERDGVEIITAGVSRLSREADRTSTGSTLSTDKESSLASRSGLQSSPPGNNPFVGVKMEDEEEEEGFVDPELSYQVAEDGTADSFNTFPSRADEALKTLAALKQVLVTQLMSQDASGQTKHSTGARLLRTTSLRTPVDSRARAMVHNGSEKNSSQTEDLALDPSSGDTGFFDSPEDYAGYLVLEGYGGPGESSTDDDVMASNTGKQLRTSQGCAADSGINLRFSSVSQGGSISSLSRQVLSYLRNLQTNIVYLKEVEAKYNNLVKQMPAAETDGNKGKR from the exons ATGAGTGACACACAGTCCAGCTTCACTGACAG gTTTCCCAAGAAAGCAAACAG AACCAGCAGCATTCTCAGTAAAGACCACCCTCCAGACAAGAAACCCAAAAGTGATAAAACCTCTCTTCCCTCCAATGAGTTTGACCCTACAG AAGCTCTGGTGGTGCAGAAGAGTGGCAGCAGCAGTGTGCTAGCAGAGGGGAAGCCTGAGTCCTGTG GTCTGGTCCAGCGATGTGTCATCATCCAGAAAGATGAAAATGGCTTTGGGCTTACTGTCAGTGGTGACAATCCAGTGTTTGTGCAGCTTGTCAAAGAAG ATGGCGCTGCTATGCGCGCCGGTGttcagacaggagacaggatcGTCAAG GTCAATGGAACCCTTGTTACGCATTCTAATCACATTGAGGTGGTGAAGCTTATCAAGT CGGGTTCCTATGTGGCCCTCACCGTGTTGGGGCGTCCTCCAGGGCTTGCCCAGATCCCGTTGTCTGAAGCGGAGTCTGAAATGTTGGGTGTTAGCGTTTCTTCTCCAAACTCCCCGGCGGCAGAACGCCCCTACAGTCCTCAGGACCGCTTCTCCTCCGCTCACCCGTTATGG GATGATAACAGCAGTGTCTTCAACCAGAGGGTTGACGTCTTACAAAAGATGCTTTCCagagagcagcaggagctgcag GTCATGAAGGAGAGGTACAGCAGGAACCCTTCCCCTAAACTACTGAAAGACATCCAGGAAGCTAAGAAACACATTCCTCAGCTGCAGGGCCAGCTTTTCAGAGCCACTGGGGCAACACAG GAGGCTGTTCCAGGTGGTGATGCAGATGATGGTAGCATGAATGAGGTGGAGAACTctcctgtctctaagggagacAACTCCACAGACCAGTCCTGGAGCAACACTCCC ATATCATGTGGATTTGTGCTTGGATCGCCAGAGAGCCTGTGCCCCAGTCCAAAGAGCACTCTTAGGAACAGCTTCAACTCCTGCCACTCTCCAGAGGCAGAGGATGCCACGGATCTG GACTCTCTGTCCCCCACCACAGTGAACAGTCCTTCTTCCCGCCTCGTCTCACCGATTATTAGAGCTGAGGACGACTATTTTGATTCTGACCAGGAGCAG ACAAACGGCCAGTGTAACAGCTTTAACAGCATGGAGCAGCTCAAGGGTCGCCCAGCCCACCTAGCGGCCTTCCTTCACCATGTCATCTCTCAGTTTGACCCTGCTCCAGTG CTGTGCTACCTCTATGCTGACTTCTACAAACAGACCAACTCCAAAGAGACCAGACGGGTGTTCATGGACCTCCACAACTTTTTCATTGACCGGGGAGCA aatttgAAAGTTGCTGTTCCTGAATGCATCTCTGTTGATCTAG aCCGGCGGCGCACAGAGCTGATCccagaggaaataaacagacaGCATGTTCAAACACTGCAGGACTCTCTGCTCCCTGACATCCAGAAGAACCTCGAAGACTTCAG GCAGAAGCGCAGTATGGGACTGACGGTGGCTGAAGTAGAGTTGTCCCGACTGGATCAAGAGAGAATCAGGGACCGTGTCACTCTGGAGCGAGAGCGCTCTTATGCTGAAaacatcatcaccaaaatagaGGATATCCT GTTAACTACTCagaccacagaggaagaaaaatg cacTACAATGCAGTACGTCATCTACACGTACATGAAGCACCTGGGTGTTAGAGTCAAGGAACCTCGCAGTCTGGAATCCAAACGGGTCAGGATCAACTTTCTCCCCAAGATCAAG aaaagcaTCAAGGCAGAGAAGGAGGGCgaggagaaggtgaagaaaCCAAGATTTCCCAGCATTCTCGGGCCTCAACGTCGACCCAGCCGCATTGAAGCAGCATCAG TTGGTAAAGCCCTGGACAGTCGCCCGCGGCCACAAAAACAGTTGTCTCAGCCCACCCTGGGGGCAAGTGAGCACTTGGAAGCTAGTCGCCTGAGAGGCAGCCAATCAAGCGAGGGCTCTGAACTTGTGCATGCCACGCCTGGCAACACTTCATCCCCAAACAATGCCAACCACAGTTCGGATGCTTGCCGAGACGCCGATATAG GCGGGACGCCGACTTCAGGCTCATCCAGGCTGAGCGACGGCCTTCAGTCTGACCCTCTGGATGGGTTGCCTTATCCTGCGTCGCACTTTGACCTTTACAGCCTTGACCAACTGCAAGAGGATGACAGAGAAAGTGACAG aGCCCATGAGGGAACCCCAAAGGCCATAAGGAG GCTTGAGGGAGTGGGCCCTGCCGATGTCCAGAGTGAGGACGACCAGGGAACAGACTCTGAACATGACCCACCATACTGGCAGCAGCTTGTGGGGCGAGACGTCCTGGCGGGTCTCAGGCCTCAAGAAATCAAGCGACAGGAAGTCATCAATG AGCTGTTTTACACAGAGCGTGCACATGTCCGGATGCTCAGAGTGTTGGACATTGTATTTCAtcagaagctctccaaagaggCCATCCTACCTCCTGCGGACATCAAGAACATCTTCACCAACCTGGAGGAGATTCTACATCTGCATG TTTCAATACTGGAACAAATGGCAGCTGTTCGGAAGAGAAATGAGTCTTCAGTAATTGATCAGATAGGAGATGACTTGCTCTCCTGG TTtagtggggaggaggagaagatcaAACGGGCGGTGGGGACCTTCTGCAGTAACCAGCCATTTGCTCTGGAGATCATCAAGACCAAACAGAAGAAAGACTCGCGgttcagttcattcattcag GAGGCAGAGAGCAACCGACTGTGTCGCCGACTGCAGCTCAAGGACATCATTCCTGTAGAAATGCAGCGACTCACCAAGTACCCCCTGCTACTAGAGAACATCTCGATGTATACAG ATAATGCAGTAGAGAAGGATAAGGTGAAGCAGGCAGCAGACTGCTGTAGAAAAATCCTCAATCACGTCAACCAGGCTGTGAAGGAATCTGAGGACAAGCAG AGGTTGGAGGACTATCAGAGGAGACTGGACCTCTCCTCACTGAAGCAGACAGACAACCCAATGATCTTGGAGCTAAAG AACCTAGATCTTACCAAGAGAACGATGGTGCATGAGGGACCCCTGTCATGGAAAGTGAACAAGGACAAGACTATTG aGCTGTACACACTCCTCCTAGAAGACATACTTGTTTTGctgcagaaacaagatgagCGTCTGATCCTGAAGTGTCACAGTAAAAACCTGGCAGGCACAGCAGATACCAAACATATCTTCAGCCCCATCATCAAGCTAAACACTGTGCTGGTGCGTTCTGTGGCTACAG ACAACAAGTCCTTCTTCGTCCTGTCCATGTCAGACAACGGAGCGCAGATTTATGAGCTGATGGCGCCCACTGTCTCAGATCAAAGAAC GTGGCAACGCCTAATCACCCAGAGAGCGGACGCCGTGAAGGTCAAACCGCACAGCGTCATACCGTTGCCTCAGACCGA AGGGGAGAGGGATGGTGTCGAGATCATCACGGCGGGTGTTTCGAGGCTCAGCAGGGAGGCGGACCGCACGTCCACCGGCAGCACCCTGTCCACGG ATAAAGAGAGCAGTCTAGCCTCTAGAAGCGGGTTGCAGAGTTCTCCACCAGGTAATAATCCATTTGTCGGGGTGAAGatggaagacgaggaggaggaggaaggttttGTGGACCCAGAGCTTTCTTACCAAGTGGCTGAAGATGGCACAGCAGACTCGTTCAACACGTTTCCCTCCAGAGCCGATGAAGCTCTGAAAACAC TGGCAGCATTAAAGCAGGTTTTGGTGACCCAGCTGATGTCCCAGGATGCTTCGGGGCAAACAAAACACTCCACAGGGGCCCGCCTCCTCCGCACCACCTCTCTGAGGACCCCGGTAGACAGCCGAGCGCGGGCGATGGTCCACAATGGCTCCGAAAAGAACAGCTCCCAGACAGAGGACCTGGCTCTGGACCCGAGCTCTGGGGACACGGGCTTCTTTGATTCTCCTGAGGATTATG CAGGTTATTTAGTCCTGGAGGGTTATGGCGGCCCAGGGGAGAGCAGCACAGATGATGACGTCATGGCGTCCAACACGGGGAAGCAGCTACGCACCTCACAAGGCTGCGCTGCTGACTCTGGCATCAATTTGAGGTTTTCTTCGGTGTCGCAGGGCGGTAGCATCTCCTCCTTAAGCAGACAGGTCTTGTCTTATCTTAGAAATCTTCAGACAAACATCGTATATTTGAAG gagGTTGAAGCCAAGTACAATAATCTGGTAAAGCAAATGCCAGCAGCAGAGACGGATGGAAACAAAG GTAAAAGATAG